Proteins encoded within one genomic window of Manis pentadactyla isolate mManPen7 chromosome 4, mManPen7.hap1, whole genome shotgun sequence:
- the GRB7 gene encoding growth factor receptor-bound protein 7 isoform X1 has protein sequence MELGLSPPHLSSSPEDLYLAPGTPPGTPPLPDAPLPREVKRSQPVPIPSSSHRKLLREEELQATSLPSIPNPFPELCSPPSQTPILGGPSSTRGLLPRDATCPHVVKVYSEDGACRSVEVTAGVTARYVCEMLVQRAHALSDENWGLVECHPQLALERGLEDHESVVEVQAAWPIGGDSRFVFRKNFAKYELFKSTSHSLFPEKMVSSCLDAHTGLSHEDLIQNFLNAGSFPEIQGFLQLRGSGHKLWKRFFCFLRRSGLYYSTKGTSKDPRHLQYIADVNESSAYVVTQGRKLYGMPTDFGFCIKLNKLRNGHKALRVFCSEDEQSRTCWLAAFRLFKYGVQLYRNYQLAQSRHLHPSGVGSPPLRSVLDNTLVAMDFSGRAGRVIENPREALSAALEEAQAWRKKTNHRLSLPTPASGTSLSAAIHRTQPWFHGRISREESQRLIRQQGLVDGLFLVRESQRNPQGFVLSLCHLQKVKHYLILPVSSSLPPQGSQILEVETQTHQAPSRSPPGLHCIWVPCSLLSAHMSNGDLSAGPGGSSSLMPLANLLPLMAAPQSEEEGRLYFSMDDGHTRFTDLLQLVEFHQLNRGILPCLLRHCCTRVAL, from the exons ATGGAGCTGGGTCTGTCTCCACCTCATCTCAGCAGCTCCCCGGAAGACCTGTACCTGGCCCCTGGGACCCCTCCTGGGACTCCCCCGCTTCCCGATGCCCCTCTGCCTCGGGAGGTGAAGAGGTCCCAGCCTGTGCCCATTCCATCCAGCAG ccatagGAAACTTCTTCGAGAGGAGGAGCTGCAGGCAACCTCTCTACCCTCcattcccaaccccttccctgaGCTCTGCAGTCCTCCTTCACAGACTCCCATTCTTGGGGGGCCCTCCAGTACAAGGGGGTTGCTCCCTCGAGATGCTACCTGCCCCCAT GTAGTAAAGGTGTACAGCGAAGATGGGGCCTGCCGGTCAGTGGAGGTGACAGCAGGTGTCACGGCTCGCTACGTGTGTGAAATGCTGGTGCAGCGAGCTCATGCCCTGAGCGATGAGAACTGGGGGCTGGTGGAGTGCCACCCGCAGCTAGCATTGG AGCGGGGCTTGGAGGACCATGAGTCCGTGGTGGAAGTGCAGGCTGCCTGGCCCATTGGTGGAGACAGCCGCTTTGTCTTCCGGAAGAACTTTGCCAAGTATGAACTGTTCAAGAGCAcctca CACTCCTTGTTCCCAGAAAAAATGGTCTCCAGCTGTTTGGATGCGCACACGGGCCTATCCCATGAAGACCTCATCCAG AACTTCCTGAATGCAGGCAGCTTCCCGGAGATCCAGGGCTTCCTGCAACTGCGGGGGTCAGGACACAAGCTCTGGAAACGATTCTTCTGCTTCTTGCGCCGGTCTGGCCTCTATTACTCCACCAAGGGCACCTCCAAG GACCCAAGGCACCTGCAGTACATAGCAGATGTGAACGAGTCCAGTGCGTATGTGGTGACCCAGGGCCGCAAGCTCTACGGGATGCCCACAGACTTCGGCTTCTGTATCAAG CTGAACAAGCTTCGGAACGGCCACAAGGCACTTCGTGTCTTCTGCAGTGAGGATGAGCAGAGCCGTACCTGCTGGCTAGCTGCTTTCCGCCTCTTCAAG TATGGGGTGCAGCTGTATAGGAATTATCAGCTGGCACAGTCTCGCCACCTGCACCCATCCGGTGTGGGCTCTCCGCCCTTG AGGAGTGTCTTGGATAACACCCTGGTAGCCATGGACTTCTCTGGCCGTGCTGGTCGTGTCATTGAGAACCCCAGGGAAGCGCTGAGTGCAGCCCTTGAGGAAGCCCAGGCCTGGAGG AAGAAGACAAACCACCGACTCagcctgcccaccccagcctcagGCACGAGCCTCAGTGCAG CCATCCACCGCACTCAACCCTGGTTCCATGGACGCATTTCCCGAGAGGAGAGCCAGCGGCTCATCAGGCAGCAGGGCCTGGTAGACGG GCTGTTCCTTGTCCGAGAGAGTCAGCGGAACCCACAGGGCTTTGTCCTCTCTTTGTGCCACCTGCAGAAAGTTAAACATTATCTTATCCTGCCGGTGAGTAGTTCTCTTCCTCCCCAAGGGTCCCAGATTCTTGAAGTGGAGACACAGACTCATCAGGCCCCCTCAAGAAGCCCCCCTGGCCTCCACTGTATCTGGGTTCCCTGCTCTCTCCTTTCTGCCCACATGAGCAATGGAGACCTCAGCGCTGGCCCAGGAGGGAGCTCCAGCCTCATGCCCCTCGCTAACCTTCTACCCCTTATGGCTGCACCCCAGAGCGAGGAGGAGGGCCGCCTTTACTTCAGCATGGACGATGGCCACACTCGCTTCACTGACCTGCTGCAGCTTGTGGAGTTCCACCAGCTGAACCGTGGCATCCTGCCGTGCTTGCTGCGCCATTGCTGCACCCGTGTTGCCCTCTGA
- the GRB7 gene encoding growth factor receptor-bound protein 7 isoform X2 encodes MELGLSPPHLSSSPEDLYLAPGTPPGTPPLPDAPLPREVKRSQPVPIPSSSHRKLLREEELQATSLPSIPNPFPELCSPPSQTPILGGPSSTRGLLPRDATCPHVVKVYSEDGACRSVEVTAGVTARYVCEMLVQRAHALSDENWGLVECHPQLALERGLEDHESVVEVQAAWPIGGDSRFVFRKNFAKYELFKSTSHSLFPEKMVSSCLDAHTGLSHEDLIQNFLNAGSFPEIQGFLQLRGSGHKLWKRFFCFLRRSGLYYSTKGTSKLNKLRNGHKALRVFCSEDEQSRTCWLAAFRLFKYGVQLYRNYQLAQSRHLHPSGVGSPPLRSVLDNTLVAMDFSGRAGRVIENPREALSAALEEAQAWRKKTNHRLSLPTPASGTSLSAAIHRTQPWFHGRISREESQRLIRQQGLVDGLFLVRESQRNPQGFVLSLCHLQKVKHYLILPVSSSLPPQGSQILEVETQTHQAPSRSPPGLHCIWVPCSLLSAHMSNGDLSAGPGGSSSLMPLANLLPLMAAPQSEEEGRLYFSMDDGHTRFTDLLQLVEFHQLNRGILPCLLRHCCTRVAL; translated from the exons ATGGAGCTGGGTCTGTCTCCACCTCATCTCAGCAGCTCCCCGGAAGACCTGTACCTGGCCCCTGGGACCCCTCCTGGGACTCCCCCGCTTCCCGATGCCCCTCTGCCTCGGGAGGTGAAGAGGTCCCAGCCTGTGCCCATTCCATCCAGCAG ccatagGAAACTTCTTCGAGAGGAGGAGCTGCAGGCAACCTCTCTACCCTCcattcccaaccccttccctgaGCTCTGCAGTCCTCCTTCACAGACTCCCATTCTTGGGGGGCCCTCCAGTACAAGGGGGTTGCTCCCTCGAGATGCTACCTGCCCCCAT GTAGTAAAGGTGTACAGCGAAGATGGGGCCTGCCGGTCAGTGGAGGTGACAGCAGGTGTCACGGCTCGCTACGTGTGTGAAATGCTGGTGCAGCGAGCTCATGCCCTGAGCGATGAGAACTGGGGGCTGGTGGAGTGCCACCCGCAGCTAGCATTGG AGCGGGGCTTGGAGGACCATGAGTCCGTGGTGGAAGTGCAGGCTGCCTGGCCCATTGGTGGAGACAGCCGCTTTGTCTTCCGGAAGAACTTTGCCAAGTATGAACTGTTCAAGAGCAcctca CACTCCTTGTTCCCAGAAAAAATGGTCTCCAGCTGTTTGGATGCGCACACGGGCCTATCCCATGAAGACCTCATCCAG AACTTCCTGAATGCAGGCAGCTTCCCGGAGATCCAGGGCTTCCTGCAACTGCGGGGGTCAGGACACAAGCTCTGGAAACGATTCTTCTGCTTCTTGCGCCGGTCTGGCCTCTATTACTCCACCAAGGGCACCTCCAAG CTGAACAAGCTTCGGAACGGCCACAAGGCACTTCGTGTCTTCTGCAGTGAGGATGAGCAGAGCCGTACCTGCTGGCTAGCTGCTTTCCGCCTCTTCAAG TATGGGGTGCAGCTGTATAGGAATTATCAGCTGGCACAGTCTCGCCACCTGCACCCATCCGGTGTGGGCTCTCCGCCCTTG AGGAGTGTCTTGGATAACACCCTGGTAGCCATGGACTTCTCTGGCCGTGCTGGTCGTGTCATTGAGAACCCCAGGGAAGCGCTGAGTGCAGCCCTTGAGGAAGCCCAGGCCTGGAGG AAGAAGACAAACCACCGACTCagcctgcccaccccagcctcagGCACGAGCCTCAGTGCAG CCATCCACCGCACTCAACCCTGGTTCCATGGACGCATTTCCCGAGAGGAGAGCCAGCGGCTCATCAGGCAGCAGGGCCTGGTAGACGG GCTGTTCCTTGTCCGAGAGAGTCAGCGGAACCCACAGGGCTTTGTCCTCTCTTTGTGCCACCTGCAGAAAGTTAAACATTATCTTATCCTGCCGGTGAGTAGTTCTCTTCCTCCCCAAGGGTCCCAGATTCTTGAAGTGGAGACACAGACTCATCAGGCCCCCTCAAGAAGCCCCCCTGGCCTCCACTGTATCTGGGTTCCCTGCTCTCTCCTTTCTGCCCACATGAGCAATGGAGACCTCAGCGCTGGCCCAGGAGGGAGCTCCAGCCTCATGCCCCTCGCTAACCTTCTACCCCTTATGGCTGCACCCCAGAGCGAGGAGGAGGGCCGCCTTTACTTCAGCATGGACGATGGCCACACTCGCTTCACTGACCTGCTGCAGCTTGTGGAGTTCCACCAGCTGAACCGTGGCATCCTGCCGTGCTTGCTGCGCCATTGCTGCACCCGTGTTGCCCTCTGA
- the GRB7 gene encoding growth factor receptor-bound protein 7 isoform X4 — MELGLSPPHLSSSPEDLYLAPGTPPGTPPLPDAPLPREVKRSQPVPIPSSSHRKLLREEELQATSLPSIPNPFPELCSPPSQTPILGGPSSTRGLLPRDATCPHVVKVYSEDGACRSVEVTAGVTARYVCEMLVQRAHALSDENWGLVECHPQLALERGLEDHESVVEVQAAWPIGGDSRFVFRKNFAKYELFKSTSHSLFPEKMVSSCLDAHTGLSHEDLIQNFLNAGSFPEIQGFLQLRGSGHKLWKRFFCFLRRSGLYYSTKGTSKDPRHLQYIADVNESSAYVVTQGRKLYGMPTDFGFCIKLNKLRNGHKALRVFCSEDEQSRTCWLAAFRLFKYGVQLYRNYQLAQSRHLHPSGVGSPPLRSVLDNTLVAMDFSGRAGRVIENPREALSAALEEAQAWRKKTNHRLSLPTPASGTSLSAAIHRTQPWFHGRISREESQRLIRQQGLVDGARRRAAFTSAWTMATLASLTCCSLWSSTS, encoded by the exons ATGGAGCTGGGTCTGTCTCCACCTCATCTCAGCAGCTCCCCGGAAGACCTGTACCTGGCCCCTGGGACCCCTCCTGGGACTCCCCCGCTTCCCGATGCCCCTCTGCCTCGGGAGGTGAAGAGGTCCCAGCCTGTGCCCATTCCATCCAGCAG ccatagGAAACTTCTTCGAGAGGAGGAGCTGCAGGCAACCTCTCTACCCTCcattcccaaccccttccctgaGCTCTGCAGTCCTCCTTCACAGACTCCCATTCTTGGGGGGCCCTCCAGTACAAGGGGGTTGCTCCCTCGAGATGCTACCTGCCCCCAT GTAGTAAAGGTGTACAGCGAAGATGGGGCCTGCCGGTCAGTGGAGGTGACAGCAGGTGTCACGGCTCGCTACGTGTGTGAAATGCTGGTGCAGCGAGCTCATGCCCTGAGCGATGAGAACTGGGGGCTGGTGGAGTGCCACCCGCAGCTAGCATTGG AGCGGGGCTTGGAGGACCATGAGTCCGTGGTGGAAGTGCAGGCTGCCTGGCCCATTGGTGGAGACAGCCGCTTTGTCTTCCGGAAGAACTTTGCCAAGTATGAACTGTTCAAGAGCAcctca CACTCCTTGTTCCCAGAAAAAATGGTCTCCAGCTGTTTGGATGCGCACACGGGCCTATCCCATGAAGACCTCATCCAG AACTTCCTGAATGCAGGCAGCTTCCCGGAGATCCAGGGCTTCCTGCAACTGCGGGGGTCAGGACACAAGCTCTGGAAACGATTCTTCTGCTTCTTGCGCCGGTCTGGCCTCTATTACTCCACCAAGGGCACCTCCAAG GACCCAAGGCACCTGCAGTACATAGCAGATGTGAACGAGTCCAGTGCGTATGTGGTGACCCAGGGCCGCAAGCTCTACGGGATGCCCACAGACTTCGGCTTCTGTATCAAG CTGAACAAGCTTCGGAACGGCCACAAGGCACTTCGTGTCTTCTGCAGTGAGGATGAGCAGAGCCGTACCTGCTGGCTAGCTGCTTTCCGCCTCTTCAAG TATGGGGTGCAGCTGTATAGGAATTATCAGCTGGCACAGTCTCGCCACCTGCACCCATCCGGTGTGGGCTCTCCGCCCTTG AGGAGTGTCTTGGATAACACCCTGGTAGCCATGGACTTCTCTGGCCGTGCTGGTCGTGTCATTGAGAACCCCAGGGAAGCGCTGAGTGCAGCCCTTGAGGAAGCCCAGGCCTGGAGG AAGAAGACAAACCACCGACTCagcctgcccaccccagcctcagGCACGAGCCTCAGTGCAG CCATCCACCGCACTCAACCCTGGTTCCATGGACGCATTTCCCGAGAGGAGAGCCAGCGGCTCATCAGGCAGCAGGGCCTGGTAGACGG AGCGAGGAGGAGGGCCGCCTTTACTTCAGCATGGACGATGGCCACACTCGCTTCACTGACCTGCTGCAGCTTGTGGAGTTCCACCAGCTGA
- the GRB7 gene encoding growth factor receptor-bound protein 7 isoform X3 gives MELGLSPPHLSSSPEDLYLAPGTPPGTPPLPDAPLPREVKRSQPVPIPSSSHRKLLREEELQATSLPSIPNPFPELCSPPSQTPILGGPSSTRGLLPRDATCPHVVKVYSEDGACRSVEVTAGVTARYVCEMLVQRAHALSDENWGLVECHPQLALERGLEDHESVVEVQAAWPIGGDSRFVFRKNFAKYELFKSTSHSLFPEKMVSSCLDAHTGLSHEDLIQNFLNAGSFPEIQGFLQLRGSGHKLWKRFFCFLRRSGLYYSTKGTSKDPRHLQYIADVNESSAYVVTQGRKLYGMPTDFGFCIKLNKLRNGHKALRVFCSEDEQSRTCWLAAFRLFKYGVQLYRNYQLAQSRHLHPSGVGSPPLRSVLDNTLVAMDFSGRAGRVIENPREALSAALEEAQAWRKKTNHRLSLPTPASGTSLSAAIHRTQPWFHGRISREESQRLIRQQGLVDGLFLVRESQRNPQGFVLSLCHLQKVKHYLILPSEEEGRLYFSMDDGHTRFTDLLQLVEFHQLNRGILPCLLRHCCTRVAL, from the exons ATGGAGCTGGGTCTGTCTCCACCTCATCTCAGCAGCTCCCCGGAAGACCTGTACCTGGCCCCTGGGACCCCTCCTGGGACTCCCCCGCTTCCCGATGCCCCTCTGCCTCGGGAGGTGAAGAGGTCCCAGCCTGTGCCCATTCCATCCAGCAG ccatagGAAACTTCTTCGAGAGGAGGAGCTGCAGGCAACCTCTCTACCCTCcattcccaaccccttccctgaGCTCTGCAGTCCTCCTTCACAGACTCCCATTCTTGGGGGGCCCTCCAGTACAAGGGGGTTGCTCCCTCGAGATGCTACCTGCCCCCAT GTAGTAAAGGTGTACAGCGAAGATGGGGCCTGCCGGTCAGTGGAGGTGACAGCAGGTGTCACGGCTCGCTACGTGTGTGAAATGCTGGTGCAGCGAGCTCATGCCCTGAGCGATGAGAACTGGGGGCTGGTGGAGTGCCACCCGCAGCTAGCATTGG AGCGGGGCTTGGAGGACCATGAGTCCGTGGTGGAAGTGCAGGCTGCCTGGCCCATTGGTGGAGACAGCCGCTTTGTCTTCCGGAAGAACTTTGCCAAGTATGAACTGTTCAAGAGCAcctca CACTCCTTGTTCCCAGAAAAAATGGTCTCCAGCTGTTTGGATGCGCACACGGGCCTATCCCATGAAGACCTCATCCAG AACTTCCTGAATGCAGGCAGCTTCCCGGAGATCCAGGGCTTCCTGCAACTGCGGGGGTCAGGACACAAGCTCTGGAAACGATTCTTCTGCTTCTTGCGCCGGTCTGGCCTCTATTACTCCACCAAGGGCACCTCCAAG GACCCAAGGCACCTGCAGTACATAGCAGATGTGAACGAGTCCAGTGCGTATGTGGTGACCCAGGGCCGCAAGCTCTACGGGATGCCCACAGACTTCGGCTTCTGTATCAAG CTGAACAAGCTTCGGAACGGCCACAAGGCACTTCGTGTCTTCTGCAGTGAGGATGAGCAGAGCCGTACCTGCTGGCTAGCTGCTTTCCGCCTCTTCAAG TATGGGGTGCAGCTGTATAGGAATTATCAGCTGGCACAGTCTCGCCACCTGCACCCATCCGGTGTGGGCTCTCCGCCCTTG AGGAGTGTCTTGGATAACACCCTGGTAGCCATGGACTTCTCTGGCCGTGCTGGTCGTGTCATTGAGAACCCCAGGGAAGCGCTGAGTGCAGCCCTTGAGGAAGCCCAGGCCTGGAGG AAGAAGACAAACCACCGACTCagcctgcccaccccagcctcagGCACGAGCCTCAGTGCAG CCATCCACCGCACTCAACCCTGGTTCCATGGACGCATTTCCCGAGAGGAGAGCCAGCGGCTCATCAGGCAGCAGGGCCTGGTAGACGG GCTGTTCCTTGTCCGAGAGAGTCAGCGGAACCCACAGGGCTTTGTCCTCTCTTTGTGCCACCTGCAGAAAGTTAAACATTATCTTATCCTGCCG AGCGAGGAGGAGGGCCGCCTTTACTTCAGCATGGACGATGGCCACACTCGCTTCACTGACCTGCTGCAGCTTGTGGAGTTCCACCAGCTGAACCGTGGCATCCTGCCGTGCTTGCTGCGCCATTGCTGCACCCGTGTTGCCCTCTGA